GAGGATGAGGGGGTCCATCTTTCTGTCGGAGATTCTGAGACGCATGCTAGTGGGGAGAAAGGAGATAATGATCGGAACGAAGATGAGGACGTCGGGGGAGATGGTGAAGACGAAGGTGAACAGCCTCAGATTGCTTTGAAGAGGAAACGGGCTGCTCCCACTAAAACTGACCCAAAAGCCAAGCAGCCGAAAAGGACGAAGGCAGATTTTAAAACAATTACACTCGACGATGACGACCAAGTTACCGAATTCTCTACCGCTGGAGGTGTACTAGCAAACTTGGATGCTCATCTCCATGAGGGCCGCACCCCGCGGGATCATCCGCTGCAAACTCCTGTGAGCCCGTTGTCTTTTGGTAAGGGGGGTGTTAAGGTTGTTACGGACTTGCGCACGTCCGACCCCAAGAAAATTGTGCTTTCTCCTTCGGGTAAGTTTACTACGGGAGTTGCATCTAATGTGTCTAGGCCAAGCTCTTCGCCGCTTGATGGTGGGGACAGTGCTTCTTCCTCCCCTCTATGGTATGACACTGAGGCTGTGTTCTTGTCTCGGGAATTAGGTTCGGGCGATTTTGAAGGTGCGGGTGCGGCTCATGCTTTGGAGAAGTATGTGCCGGAATGGTCGCTGGTGAATAAAGATAGGATCGTGGATGCCCTTTCGGCCAAGATGTCTTTGTTTCATTTGGGAACTCCTGCAGAACATTCCCATTACCGCAAGATGAGCGGACCGGAGCTTGGAAACACCTTGATGCTGAATCAAGCTCAGTCGAACTCTCTGGTGGTGGAGACGTACAAACGTTGGGTCGAGTCGGAGTCATTGTGCCACAAGCTTAAACGTGAGATTGCTCATTTGAAAGGCGAGGGTGATGTTCGATCTAAAACGAAACAGGAGCTAGTTTCCCTGCGATCTCAAGTTGACCGACTGAAAGGGCAGGTATCGGAAGCCAAAGAAGTTACCAAGTCTTCTCAAGCTTCGGCCGCTGCGGCCCATGAGGCTCGTGACAAAGCTCTTCAAGATTTGGAGACTTCTAAGTCAAAACTTGCTGATTTGGAGAAAAAATTAACCGGAGTAGAGATGAAGCATGCCGCCGAGCTGAAAGAGATGCAGACGTCTCACGATCAGCTTCTGGCTGATTACCATCGCTTGGTTGATGGTACGTTTACAACCTTCTCGTCTTCCCccttttttatatattattgttaTTGATCCTTTGGAGCATCGTCTCTTTGCAGCTAAAGACGAAATAGAGAGATCTCGTGACAGGGAGATCGAGTCGCACAAGACAACGATTGATGAAGCAAGAGGGATGTTGATTCGGTGCGAGCGTGATATGATTGAGGCATATGCGCAATTATCGGAGCTCAAACTCACTAAGCAGTGGTTTTTGACCGAGGGGGTTGCATGGGTTGTGAAGTTGGTGCATCAAAGCCCTGAATTGGAGAAGGTGGTTGCTGACCTGGTCAACAGTGTCAACGCGGTTGGGGCGAATGAAGGGATAAAACAGGGTTTTAAGGCCGCGCAGGATCTGGTTGGTTCTGCGGAGGAGGTTCCAGGTTACGATGCCGGAGCTCAGAGTGCCCTGGACGCTGCGGTGAAAGCTTTTGATGAGCTTAATATCTCCGTTCTTGACAAGGTAGCTGATTTGATAGACGAGCCCCTACCTGTTATTCAACAAAGAAGCAAACTTCCCATTGTTGGGGATGATGATAATATAGTTCAAGTTTaatgtttttgtttctttgtaatCGTACAATGTGTTCCGTTGGTATGCTTCGCTTGAAACAGTTTTAATTGCACAACGAATGACTGTTTTTGTGTTAAgtcatttttattttaacttagtTACTTAGCATCGGTTTGCGTCCAAACATTTGCCGTATACTTTTAACTTGGCGATCGCACCGGATGAAGTGCTTCGCCTGCTCAATAGATTTTAATTTTCTTTTGAACTATTTAAGCCTTCTCGATCAGCGCGAGGCATGGGTCGTGGCCCGTTCGTGCACGTTTAGAAATTTTGTTCGAACTTATATGTATGCTATCTTTATGTTTATAAAGATGTAGATCGCTTTATTTACTAGTTCGGGGAAAAAACATCCCGATTACAAAGGAAATAAAAAGTTATCGGGGTAATACCCTCCCGATTTACATATTGAAATCTGGAAATACTAAAAATGTAAATTAGCGATCTTCCTCAGCCGTAGCTGGTTGTTTACATGAAGCACTTTTTTAAGTGTACCCCATTCCATGTTCGAGGCACTGGGGTTCCGTCAAGCTTCTCTAGCACATACGAGCCCTTCTCACTGGCTTCCTTGACTCGGTATGGCCCTTCCCACTTTGGGGTTAGTTTGCCGGGGGTTTCGGTGCGACTTGCGTCGTTGTTTCGGAGCACATAATCTCCGACTTTGAACTTGTAAATTTTAGCCCGAGCATTGTAATACTTTTCGATTTTTTTCTTATACCGAGCCTCTTTGATTGCCGCTATGTTTCGGCGTTCCTCCAGCAGGTCAAGGTTGGACCGGAGTTCACATTCGTTTTCTTCCCAATTCTTGCATCTTTGATTTGGGAGCCCGATTTCGGCCGGAATTACTGCTTCGGTACCGTAGGTCAAGCTGAACGGTGTCTCACCGTTGCTGGTCTTGTGCAGTGTTCGGTGTGCCCATAGGACGTTTGGCAGTTCGTCCGCCCAACCTTTTCCTTCCTGACCTAGCCTTCTTTTTATGTCGTCGACGATGCGTCGATTGATCTGTTCAACCTGCCCGTTGCCCTGAGGGTGGGCAACCGAGGAAAAAACTTGATTGATTTTTAACCTTTCACACCATCGCTTGAAGGGGTTTTCTGCAAACTGTTTTGCATTGTCGCTTATGATGTAGAGCGGTAGGCCGAATCGGCACACTATTTGCTCCCAGAAAAATCGCGTCACATTGTAGCCGGAGATGGTTGTAAACGGACGAGcttctacccacttggtgaaataatccaCCGCGACCAACAGATATTGTGCGCTTCCGCTTGATCTCGGAAAAGGTCCGACGATGTCAACTccccatttttgaaaaggccatgcggCGGTTACTGGTATCATTTCATTTTTAGCTCGGAGGCTGGTTGGTGCGTGCCTTTGACATTCGTCACATTGCTGGAGCTCTTTTACGGCGCTTTCATGCAttccgggccagtagtacccTGCGTTTTTTACCTTTGTTACGATCATTTTGGGTCCGGCGTGGATACCGCAGATGCCATAGTGTATTTCCCGTATGATGTAACTAGCTTGCTCCGGATCCAGACACTTTAGCAATGGTCCGAGAAAGGTCTTTCGGTATAATCCTCCTTCCTGCATCTGATACTGGAGGGAATTGATCTGGACCTTTCTTGCTTCCGCTTTGTCAGTTGGCAGAACATCATGCACCAAATAATTAATTATCGGCGTCATCCATGTTTGTGGTGGAACTTCAACTTGCATTACTTGCGGAGCTGCGATTGACGGTGTAGCTAAAACTTCCACTCTCACTTCTTTGGCCAAGTGGCTGAATGATACCGATGCCAATTTGCTTAATGCATCCGCTTTTTTGTTTTTGCTTCGGGGGATATGTTCGACCCTACATGCTTCGAACAAAGCCATTGCCTGCCTTACTTGCTCGAGATACTCGATCATGTTTGCTTCCCTCGCCTCGTATTCTCCATTTACCTGATTTGCTACGAGCAGCGAGTCTACATGGGCTATAACATTCTTGGCTCCGACTTTCTGTGCTAGGCGTAGGTCGGCCAGGagagcttcatactcagcctcgtTGTTGGAACTTTTGAATTCTAGTCGGAGCGCATACGTTACATCCGTTCCGTCTGGATCGGTGAGAATTAGGCCCGCTCCTGATCCTTCGGCACTAGAGGCACCGTCGGTATATAAAGACCATGGCTTCTCCGGAGCTTTACCTGCCTCTTCAGTTTCTTTCTCTTCCGGTATTTCGACCAAAAAATCAGCTATCACCTGTCCTTTCAACGGACCTTTAGTTCGGAAGGTAATGTTGAATGCGCCCAACTCAATCGCCCATTTCGCCATTCGGCCTGAGACCTCGGGTCGTCGGAGAACGTGTTGGATTCTTTGGTCCGTTCGTACCTCGATTGGATGGGCCTGAAAATATCGGCGAAGCCTTCTTGAAGCATGGACTAGGGCCAAGGCTAATTTTTCCAAATTTGAATATCTTGTTTCGTAGTCCTTTAACGTTCGGCTTACATAATAAATGGGGATTTGTTTTCCAGTTCGGTGGGCAACTAATACCGCGCTGATGGCTCCGAACGATGCAGCTAAATATACCGTTAATACTTCGTCTTCTTCCGGTACGGTGAGGGTTGGTAGGGTGCCCAAACATTCTTTAAGTTCTTCGAAAGCTCGCGCGGCCTCTCCCGTCCATTTAAACTCCGATCTAAAGCTCTTTCCGAGAACGTCCATGAATGGGAGCGATCGGTTTGCAGCTTTTGACAAAAACCGATGGAGAGCAGCCAATCGTCCATTTAGGGACTGAATTTCTTTAACTGATGTCGGGGGCTTCATTGTAAGAACAACGTCAATTTTGTCGGGGTTGGCTCGTAAGCCTTTTGACCCGACCATGACCCCGAGAAACTTGCCTTCTTCTACCCCGAATGTACATTTTTTCGGATTCAACTTCATGTTAATGCTTCGGAGCCGAGTAAATGTTTCGAGTATATCTTTTAGCATGGCGGCCTCATCATGGCTTTTTATCACGATGTCATCGACGTACACCTCCACGTTTCGTTCGATCTGGTCCTTAAAAGCTTTGTTCATCAGACGCTGGTACGTAGCACCGGCGTTTTTCAAACCGAACGGCATCTTAGTAAAACAAAACACTCCTTCATTGGTGACGAAGGCCGTCTTATCCTCATCTTCGACCGCCATTTGTAtttggtgatagcctttgtaaGCGTCCAAAAAACATTTTAGCCTGAATGTTGCAACGGAGTCAATCTTCTCATCGATCTCTGGGAGAGGGAAACAATCTTTCGGGCACGCATTGTTTAGATCGGtgaaatcgatgcacattctccaTGAGTTATCTTTTTTTCGTACCATCACGGGGTTTGATACCCATGTTTGATACCGAACCTCCCGAATGATCCCCGCGTCTAGGAGGCTTTTAACATCTTTTGCTATGGCTTTAGCTCGATCCGGTGCCATGTGTCTCTTTCTTTGTGCTATTGGTTTGACTGAATCTTTTACATTTAGGTGATGTTGTGCCATCGATCTGGGGACTCCCTGCATATCAGAGTGCTGCCACGCAAAGACATCTATCGAGTTGCTTAACAATTCCCATAAAAGTTTCTTCGTTCGTTTTGGGAGTTGAGCGCCGATAGCCACTTGTTGTTCGGGGAAATCCGGATTGATTGCCCATAGCTCCGTAGGTACTTCGGACTTCTTAGAGCTTGTTTCGGCTGTATGCCTTACTTCAGCGACCAGTGAATTCGATTCCGAACAGATGGTTGCAACACCGGCTTCGGTAGGGAACTTAATAGCTCCGTGTATTGTCGAACTGATCGCTCCAAGAGCTCGTAATCCGGGGCGTCCGAGTATTATGTTGTGCGAAGAATGAGTTCGAACAACAAGGAAAGTTAGTGGCACCGTCCTGCTTTTGCTACCGTCTTTGAATGTGGTTGGAAGAGTAATCTGTCCTATCGGACGGACTACTTCTCCTGAGAAGCTTATCAATGGGGTAGATACTTCGATTAACTTCCTTTTTGTTTGGGGATTCAGCTGTTGGAAACACTGGATATACATGATCTCAAAGGCGCTTCCTCTATCCACGTAAATACGTCGAACCAGGTGTCCGGCGACAACAGCTGAAATTATGATCGGTCCGTCCCGAGCGTCTTCGGGGTCGACCGGAGGAAAATACGTCGGCTGACGCATCCATGCTGCCATATGCTGGTTCGACCGTTTAATTCCTCTCGGTTCTGCTGACCGGATCATATTGATTCCCGGTTCGGTGTTCGGATTGTCAACTACTGTTGCTGGCTTCTTTCCATCTTTTACTTCTTTTACAAGATGTGAGAGTTTACCGGATCGAACGGCCTTTTCGATTTCTTGCTTTAGAGCCCAACATTCATCAGTTGTATGGCCTTTGTCTCGGTGATATTCACAATATTTCTTGGAGTGCTTATCTAAGGTGGGCCGTTGCTTTAATGGCGTGGGGAATCGAGTGTTTTCCGTGCTGAGGATTTCGCTCGGCGATTTTGATAATTCAGAGAAACTGTTGAATCGTACGTTTCCTGTCCGGAAACTGCTTCGATCGGATTTTTGATACGGACCACGGTTTCTGTTCCAGTTATTGCTCCTATCTTTTGGTGGCGATGCGTTCCGTCTCCATGACGTGGTTCGGGCTTTGGAGCTCCTGGCAGTCGCTTCGTTCGGTTGGCCGCAAGCACTTTTCCCTCGAACAAAAGCTCGAGCCCGTTCCATGAGTGTCTCCATGGTCTTTGGGAGATCTTCGTGAAGTTTTTCCACCAATTGATTGTTCCGTACACCATGACAGAAACCCGATACTCGGAGCTGATCTACTGCTCCACTTATCTGCATACTTTCTCGGTTGAAACGGTCTATAAAATCTTCTACGGACTCTCCGTCGCGGCGCTTGATGTGGTGTACCTCAGTAATATCTTTTTTGCAGCGACGCTGCTGACAAAAGTTTTGCAAGAATATACGTCGGAAGTCCTCGAAGTGATCGATCGACCCCTCTGGCAACCCATCGAACCAAACTCTAGCCGATCCGGTGAGAGTTTGGGCGAACATAAGACACCAAGCCGGCATTGGCCATTGCTCGACCTTAGCCGCTCCGGCAAACGCGaacatgtggtcgtccgggtcggacgtaCCATCGTAAAATTTTAACGTGGGAGGCATCTTCAGCTTAGCTGGGAGTGGAGCATTGACAATCCGTAACGTGAACTTCGACTGCGAAGTCATAGACGTGGGATGATATGGCATGAGTAGCTCTTGGTCTTGGGGGTTTAAACCCAAAGATCCCTGGAGAAACAGGTCGTTTAGACCGTTATTCATCGGAGCACTTGTTACGGATGAGAATTGTGTAACATGTGGTATAGAAGTGGAGATCATAGAACTTACCAGAGATCCAGAAGCAAAAGGACCGACGGAGACAGGGTTTCCCCCTGAGTAGGCACTGGTAAACAAGTTTGTTCGGAGACTTTGCAGCATCTCATCTCTCTGCTGTTGCTGCTGTAACTGCCGCAACAGATCAGCATTCCTTAAGAGGAAAGCGTTGTCAAAACTCGGTAGTGGCGTGACAACTGGAGCGGTAACGGACAGTGTGGTGACAGAACTTCCACCCACAACATTTGCAGCTGGAGGAGCCGATGTGGAGCCTATCGAGGCTGCTGAAGCGATAACTGCTGCTGGAGCGATTGTGGAATTAGCATTTCCTTCCCATATATCATAGTAAGATGGGAAAGGACTGGTGGAGATTACTGCTGGTAATTCTGCCATTACTTCGAAAAAATGAGAACAACGAAATGAATTATGTGAATTCGAGGGGATGGCGCCACTGAAGACTCAAAAACCAGTTGATACGAACTGGCCAGAGTAGAACTTCAGATGATCCGACAAGAGACCTGCAAGATCACAAGAGACAagcacaccgttagcctcgtcacagggaggggggcctctctgtgaccaagctcgggcgtgagaataagtatttgtgaggaggaaataagtcagggagagagagagtagCGATTACCCCTTGCTGGAGGCTTTGGCGGGGTATTTATAGCTTTTGGGTGTGCTGACGTGGCGAGTTAGTTAGGGTCGGACCAGTCGCTGTCATGACGGTTATGGAGGTGGGGCCTAGTTAGTTACACCGGACCATCGTAGGGTCCGGTTCGTCTCGTGGTGCAAGGCCCGGTCCGGTCTGTTTGTAGCAATGATTCGGTCCGGTTAGGGACGTATCCTCATCAAAACTCACATGCAATAAATTGCTCAGCAATCATCCAACAGCTTATTAACCTATTGGAGTTCTTCAGCTTCATCACACTCTCTCTACAATACAGACATGGCTCTTAAAGTGAATAACAGTTTGGCATTAACAATGCTTCTTCTTGTGGGAATTTTAAGTACGAAAGTCATGTCACGATCGCTACATGAAGTGTCCATGGTGGAGAAACATGAGCAGTGGATGGCAGTCCATGGACATGTTTACAAAGATGCAGCTGAAAAGGAAATGCGCTTCGAGATATTCAAGTCTAACGTTGAGCGCATAGAGGCATTCAATAGTGAGGGGGGCAAGTCTTACAGGCTTGGTGTTAACGCATTTACTGACCTGACTAGTGAGGAATTCCGGGCGTCACGCAATGGGTTCAAGGTTTCATCTCATCCTAGAGCCACAGGTTTTAGGTATGAAAATTTAACCGCAGTTCCCTCTTCAATGGATTGGAGGCAAAAAGGGGTTGTCACACCAGTGAAGGATCAAGGCCAATGCGGTAAGTGATCAAACTGTTATGTTCTCAACACATGTGTACTCCTTTAGTTTTGACACAGGACGGGATTGCAATCCATCATCGCATATCACTCAAAGTGGAAGGAAAACAAGATTAACATAGGAAAAAAATATTATCGGATGAACAAACTTGTCATCAAATTAACAACTAAAATATTAAATGCGACAATTAAGAATATAGTGCAACAACTAATAAAGTGTATGAGTTAAACTTAATTGGTGACAACTTGCGATTTTcttattaaataaaaattcaaaaacatcttcaaaatcaatTTAAGATTTATTGACATTCTAACACGTGTCTACGTCACTGTCACAGATACATATATGAATTCGTTGATTGGGTTAGGCGTCCCTCGTTAAATTAAATTCTTACTTACACTATGTTACGTTGTATAGGATGCTGCTGGGCTTTTTCAGCAGTAGCAGCCACTGAAGGAATCAACCAGTTGTCTACTGGCAACTTAATATCGTTATCTGAACAAGAACTAGTTGAATGTGATACAAGTGGTGAAGATGAAGGCTGTAACGGTGGTCTTATGGATGAAGCATTCAAATTTATCATACAAAACAAGGGCCTAACCACTGAGACAAATTACCCATTGTTGGTCAGTtctgttttaggcataatggaaaacataaaaacatacttgattgcagcagtacaggccaacagagaatccagatggagacacaGCAATAAGTTTTCACatgattgtcatcttggtctggttcctccttagggtgcaatctaatgatggtgatgataagaaACTGACAAGGGAATTGGTTATGGAGAGGGAAGCCAGattgatgttatgtgctattagggtttgtgaaattgtctaaccctttaacctccatattattctccttatatatgcacccaggaggaaaccctaattagttaataagggtaattaggcccatcaacaattaccaactaattatttaataggattgttatatattttgatccatataatgtaaatgattataatggctactagattaaatataaaatcaatatatttaatcttacattctcccacttagccaagtaatcatttactatgagtgttagataagcctgatcaggagttaacactcattttagccttaaacaagtactatagcagaaaaatacagccgttgaatcattatgcgactcaggacccccattaatcatactatagccttaatttaaaacctaatcgttatgatcaaaatacgcataagccctttgtttgacttgtaactttatttgtctatatgccattatgccggcttgacatattcttagagacatacaaaatcaaactgatgaggaaaattaactaatacttagtcattcatagtacgatatgcaattgcgcacgaccattaattaatacccgtctttgagctctcttaataagacttatgggtaatagcccttcagttataggatccttaagcatatcatgaatgtattcgatacaaaacttagtttcctcaattcgttaataaacgaataattaattgtgtatcgaattttaatgcagcacctcttgaactgttactgttcaaggagtcatggtagctgactttatcacactaa
This is a stretch of genomic DNA from Helianthus annuus cultivar XRQ/B chromosome 16, HanXRQr2.0-SUNRISE, whole genome shotgun sequence. It encodes these proteins:
- the LOC110917460 gene encoding senescence-specific cysteine protease SAG39 — translated: MALKVNNSLALTMLLLVGILSTKVMSRSLHEVSMVEKHEQWMAVHGHVYKDAAEKEMRFEIFKSNVERIEAFNSEGGKSYRLGVNAFTDLTSEEFRASRNGFKVSSHPRATGFRYENLTAVPSSMDWRQKGVVTPVKDQGQCGCCWAFSAVAATEGINQLSTGNLISLSEQELVECDTSGEDEGCNGGLMDEAFKFIIQNKGLTTETNYPYEGIDGTCSTTKESSHAATITGYEDVPTNSEAALLKAMAMQPVSVAIDASGSDFQSYKSSVFTGECGTQLDHGVTVVGYGTTDDGTKYWLVKNSWGTTWGEEGYIRMQRDVASENGLCGIAMMASYPTA